The following coding sequences lie in one Sedimentibacter sp. MB35-C1 genomic window:
- a CDS encoding ABC transporter ATP-binding protein produces the protein MENKEILIEVKNLKKYFIKNKGFIQKKLEITKAVDDVSFYIKNGETLGLVGESGCGKSTTGRTILRLYEPTSGEILYNGKDIAKLNIEQLMPYRKKMQMIFQDPYASLNARMTVSDIIGEPMDIHHLASGKERQEKIYELLDTVGLNKDHAARYPHEFSGGQRQRIGIARSLAVDPEFIICDEPISALDVSIQAQVVNMLEDLQEERGLTYLFIAHDLSMVKHISDRVGVMYLGSLVEVAKSSELYANPVHPYTQALLSSIPIPDPDIAKASKRIVLEGDVPSPVNPPSGCKFRTRCRYATDICKEVSPELKEVEKEHFVACHLVNK, from the coding sequence TTGGAAAATAAGGAAATATTGATTGAAGTTAAAAACTTGAAAAAATATTTTATAAAAAATAAAGGATTTATACAAAAAAAACTTGAAATAACGAAAGCGGTTGATGACGTATCTTTTTATATAAAAAATGGAGAAACACTGGGGCTGGTTGGTGAGTCCGGTTGCGGTAAATCAACTACTGGACGTACTATTTTGAGACTTTACGAGCCTACGTCAGGAGAAATACTGTATAACGGAAAGGATATTGCAAAGTTAAACATAGAACAGCTTATGCCGTATAGAAAGAAAATGCAGATGATTTTCCAGGACCCGTATGCATCATTGAATGCCAGGATGACGGTTTCTGATATAATTGGGGAACCCATGGATATACATCATCTGGCTTCCGGAAAAGAGCGTCAGGAAAAAATTTATGAGTTGCTTGATACAGTAGGGTTGAATAAGGATCATGCTGCGCGTTACCCTCATGAATTCTCCGGAGGACAGAGACAACGTATAGGTATTGCCAGATCATTGGCCGTTGATCCAGAATTCATAATATGTGATGAGCCGATTTCGGCTCTTGACGTTTCTATTCAGGCACAGGTTGTAAATATGCTTGAAGATCTGCAGGAAGAAAGAGGATTGACGTACCTGTTTATAGCTCATGATTTGTCTATGGTTAAACATATATCAGACAGGGTAGGGGTTATGTATCTCGGAAGCCTTGTGGAGGTTGCAAAAAGCAGTGAACTGTATGCAAATCCGGTTCATCCGTATACTCAGGCTCTGCTGTCTTCAATTCCTATACCTGATCCAGACATAGCAAAAGCATCAAAAAGAATCGTTTTAGAAGGAGACGTTCCGAGTCCTGTAAATCCGCCTTCAGGCTGTAAATTCAGGACAAGATGCAGGTATGCAACAGATATATGCAAAGAAGTGTCGCCTGAACTTAAAGAAGTCGAAAAAGAACACTTTGTAGCATGTCATTTGGTAAATAAATAA
- a CDS encoding ABC transporter ATP-binding protein, with protein MSEKLLEVKDLRTSFFTHLGEVKAIRGISFDVEKGESLGIVGESGSGKSVTSLSIMRLLLYPGKIVGGEILFNGADIVKKSNREMMGIRGNEIAMIFQDPMTSLNPVYTIGNQITEAIMKHQKLSKKDANEKALEMLKLVNIPDPEKRIKNYPHEFSGGMRQRAMIAIALSCEPELLIADEPTTALDVTIQAQILDLMKTLNSKLDTSTMLITHDLGVVADVCSRVVVMYGGLIMEKGSIKNIYYEPRHPYTMGLLKSIPKVASDEKQRLIPIAGTPPDLLHPPTGCPFYARCEYAMRICNQEQPPYFKTADGQHESMCWLLHPEAPRNEEYERLKGGVRIGK; from the coding sequence ATGTCAGAAAAATTATTAGAAGTTAAAGACTTAAGGACATCATTTTTCACTCACTTAGGCGAAGTAAAGGCTATAAGAGGCATAAGCTTTGATGTTGAAAAAGGAGAATCCTTAGGTATAGTAGGTGAGTCAGGAAGCGGTAAAAGCGTTACCTCTTTATCTATTATGAGACTATTGTTATATCCAGGTAAAATTGTAGGCGGAGAGATACTGTTCAATGGAGCTGATATAGTAAAAAAATCAAACAGAGAAATGATGGGCATCAGAGGAAATGAGATTGCAATGATATTTCAAGACCCTATGACATCATTGAATCCTGTTTATACAATAGGAAATCAAATTACCGAAGCGATTATGAAGCATCAGAAATTATCGAAAAAAGATGCAAATGAAAAAGCTTTGGAAATGCTGAAGCTTGTTAATATACCGGACCCTGAAAAGAGAATAAAGAACTATCCTCATGAGTTTTCGGGAGGTATGAGACAAAGAGCTATGATAGCAATAGCTCTGTCTTGCGAACCTGAATTGCTAATTGCAGATGAGCCTACTACGGCTCTTGACGTTACGATTCAGGCACAGATACTTGATTTGATGAAAACACTGAATTCTAAGCTTGACACATCAACAATGCTTATAACTCATGATCTTGGAGTTGTTGCTGATGTTTGCTCAAGAGTAGTTGTTATGTACGGCGGTCTCATAATGGAAAAAGGGAGCATAAAAAATATTTATTATGAACCGAGGCATCCGTATACTATGGGATTGCTAAAATCAATACCAAAAGTAGCTTCCGATGAAAAACAAAGGCTAATTCCAATAGCAGGTACTCCTCCTGATTTATTGCATCCTCCTACAGGATGTCCGTTTTATGCAAGATGTGAGTATGCTATGCGCATATGCAACCAGGAGCAGCCTCCGTATTTTAAAACAGCAGATGGGCAGCACGAATCAATGTGCTGGTTACTCCACCCTGAAGCTCCCAGAAATGAAGAGTATGAACGATTGAAGGGAGGAGTAAGAATTGGAAAATAA
- a CDS encoding ABC transporter permease — MENNFKMSPDMWTPLEKSEKDAEGVSRQSLTFWQDAARRLKQNKVAMISLVIVAIMILACAFVPMFYPITYEDQVLDFSNIGIMLDIYEVDGNYFYMNGEYYLLDITKDGELLQKHPLVKDDVQNKRYIYDFSGKEVIVDYSPYFNAKVEYNSLEKKARKDPTIDLTEAKFNLDNAKRVELTVEGTEIKPVDTVHNKTYIFGTDNLGRDMFIRILHGGRISFIVGFVAAFVNFIIGVLYGGISGYIGGRTDNLMMRVVDVINAIPTLLYVILLMVIMGSGMTPIIVTLSITYWLSMARLVRGQVLGLKEQEFVLAAQSLGASTNRIMLRHLIPNMMGPIMVSVTMQIPNAIFTEAFLSFVGLGVSAPQASWGSLCNDALLTYMTYPYQLFLPAFAISITILAFNLFSDGLRDALDPKQRK, encoded by the coding sequence ATGGAAAACAATTTTAAAATGTCTCCTGATATGTGGACGCCTTTGGAGAAATCAGAAAAGGATGCGGAAGGTGTATCCAGACAAAGTCTTACATTTTGGCAGGATGCGGCAAGAAGATTAAAACAAAATAAAGTTGCAATGATTTCACTGGTTATTGTTGCTATTATGATTTTGGCATGTGCTTTTGTGCCGATGTTTTATCCAATAACTTACGAAGATCAGGTTTTGGACTTTTCAAATATAGGCATTATGCTTGACATATATGAAGTGGACGGAAATTATTTCTATATGAACGGCGAATATTATCTTTTGGACATCACAAAGGATGGAGAACTTCTTCAGAAACATCCACTTGTTAAGGATGACGTGCAGAATAAAAGGTATATTTATGATTTTAGCGGTAAAGAGGTAATTGTCGATTACAGTCCGTACTTTAATGCCAAAGTTGAATATAACAGCTTGGAAAAGAAAGCAAGAAAAGATCCTACGATAGACTTGACTGAAGCAAAATTCAACCTCGACAATGCGAAAAGAGTTGAGCTTACTGTTGAAGGCACAGAAATAAAGCCTGTTGATACGGTTCACAACAAGACGTATATATTTGGCACAGACAATCTCGGAAGAGATATGTTCATAAGAATACTTCACGGAGGCAGGATATCATTCATAGTAGGTTTTGTCGCTGCATTTGTTAATTTCATCATAGGGGTTCTGTACGGAGGTATATCAGGATATATCGGAGGAAGAACAGACAATCTAATGATGCGTGTCGTTGACGTAATAAACGCCATACCTACACTTTTATATGTTATACTCCTGATGGTTATAATGGGAAGTGGTATGACACCTATAATTGTTACACTGAGTATAACCTACTGGCTAAGTATGGCTAGACTTGTAAGAGGACAGGTTCTTGGACTTAAGGAACAGGAATTTGTATTGGCAGCACAGTCTTTGGGCGCATCAACAAACAGAATAATGTTAAGGCACCTGATTCCTAATATGATGGGGCCGATAATGGTTTCTGTAACCATGCAGATACCGAACGCCATATTTACTGAAGCTTTTTTAAGTTTCGTAGGTTTAGGAGTTTCAGCTCCTCAGGCGTCTTGGGGTTCACTGTGTAATGATGCATTGCTGACATACATGACATATCCGTACCAATTGTTCTTGCCGGCTTTTGCAATATCAATAACAATATTGGCGTTTAATTTATTTAGCGACGGTTTAAGAGATGCTCTTGACCCAAAACAAAGAAAGTAA